A genome region from Schlesneria paludicola DSM 18645 includes the following:
- the treZ gene encoding malto-oligosyltrehalose trehalohydrolase, which yields MDGRRYPIGAEPQSNGVHFRVWAPNCQQCAVVIEGVDHDLTPEPNGYFAGLVHPAEAGTIYQFRLDQKQLVPDPASRFQPEGPHGPSQVIDGGRYRWSDAGWKGRTLHGLVLYEMHIGTFTAEGTWAAAAAELAELASLGINCVEIMPIADFAGTFGWGYDGVNLFAPTRLYGVPDDARRFVDTAHAHGISVILDVVYNHLGPDGNYLALFASDYFTDRYATDWGAALNFDGPNADAVRDFFRLNAAYWIDEFHLDGLRLDATQNIYDSAPIHGHIITQIAQAARAAAPERTILLIAENEPQDPALCRDVSAGGYGLDAVWNDDFHHSAMVSITGHREAYYQDYLGQPQEFITAAKYGYLYQGQWYGWQEQRRGQPGLDLPAPAFINFIQNHDQIANSCRGKRVHQQCSPARFRAMTALALLLPGTPMLFQGQEFAASSPFFYFADHHAELAAMIEEGRIKFLSQFPSLADREIMAQIASPHDATTFRRCKLDFSERVSHCAEYQLTKDLLKLRQTPPGFQPLNARHVDGAVLGDRAFAIRYFFENGQDRLLVVNLGLDLKLTTVPEPLLAPPIQRQWSVMLSTDDSSYGGNGVRPPEEASGGWFLTGESAVVLEGLDREHQPKEREHPS from the coding sequence ATGGATGGACGACGCTACCCCATTGGAGCGGAACCGCAATCAAACGGAGTTCACTTTCGCGTCTGGGCTCCCAACTGCCAGCAGTGCGCGGTGGTGATCGAAGGCGTCGATCATGACCTGACGCCAGAACCGAACGGATACTTTGCCGGCCTAGTCCACCCAGCGGAAGCCGGAACGATCTATCAGTTTCGCCTTGATCAAAAACAGCTGGTGCCTGACCCCGCATCAAGATTTCAACCCGAGGGACCACATGGTCCCTCTCAAGTGATCGATGGTGGCCGATATCGCTGGAGCGATGCGGGATGGAAGGGGCGAACGCTGCATGGGCTGGTCCTTTATGAAATGCACATTGGAACCTTCACCGCCGAAGGCACATGGGCAGCGGCGGCGGCGGAACTTGCAGAGCTTGCAAGCCTGGGGATCAATTGTGTTGAGATCATGCCGATTGCCGATTTTGCGGGGACATTCGGCTGGGGATACGATGGCGTCAATCTGTTCGCCCCCACTCGCCTGTACGGTGTGCCGGACGATGCGCGTCGCTTCGTGGACACCGCTCACGCGCATGGAATCTCGGTCATCTTGGATGTGGTCTATAACCACCTTGGCCCCGATGGCAATTATTTGGCGCTCTTTGCGTCCGACTACTTCACGGATCGGTATGCAACCGACTGGGGCGCGGCGCTAAACTTTGACGGGCCGAATGCGGACGCAGTTCGTGATTTCTTCCGACTCAACGCGGCGTATTGGATTGATGAATTTCATTTAGATGGGCTGCGACTGGACGCGACGCAGAATATCTACGACAGCGCTCCGATTCATGGTCACATCATCACTCAAATTGCACAGGCGGCGCGTGCCGCCGCACCGGAGCGAACCATTCTCTTGATCGCGGAAAACGAGCCGCAGGACCCCGCACTTTGCCGAGACGTCAGCGCCGGTGGATACGGTCTCGACGCGGTGTGGAATGACGACTTTCATCATTCCGCAATGGTCTCGATCACGGGACATCGCGAGGCCTATTACCAAGACTATCTGGGGCAGCCGCAGGAGTTCATCACCGCCGCGAAGTACGGCTATCTCTACCAGGGGCAATGGTATGGTTGGCAAGAACAACGTCGCGGCCAACCGGGTCTCGACCTTCCGGCGCCGGCATTCATCAATTTCATTCAGAATCACGATCAGATCGCGAACTCTTGCCGGGGTAAACGCGTTCACCAGCAATGCAGCCCAGCTCGGTTTCGAGCGATGACTGCACTGGCACTCTTGCTGCCCGGCACGCCGATGCTCTTTCAAGGACAGGAATTCGCCGCATCAAGCCCATTCTTCTATTTCGCCGATCACCATGCCGAATTGGCTGCCATGATCGAAGAGGGACGTATTAAGTTTCTCAGCCAGTTTCCAAGCCTTGCCGATCGGGAGATAATGGCGCAAATTGCCTCCCCTCACGATGCGACGACATTTCGCAGGTGCAAACTCGATTTCTCGGAACGCGTGTCTCACTGTGCCGAGTATCAGCTGACGAAAGATCTGCTGAAGCTGCGGCAAACTCCTCCCGGCTTTCAACCCTTAAACGCGAGACACGTCGATGGCGCCGTGCTCGGGGACCGGGCCTTCGCAATTCGCTACTTCTTTGAGAATGGCCAAGATCGATTGCTGGTCGTCAATTTGGGACTTGACCTGAAACTGACGACGGTTCCAGAGCCGCTTCTGGCCCCACCAATTCAGCGTCAATGGTCGGTCATGCTATCGACTGACGATTCGAGTTATGGAGGAAATGGCGTCCGCCCTCCCGAAGAGGCGAGCGGTGGTTGGTTTTTGACGGGAGAATCAGCCGTCGTACTGGAGGGGCTCGATCGTGAGCACCAACCGAAAGAACGGGAGCATCCATCGTGA
- the treS gene encoding maltose alpha-D-glucosyltransferase: MDNSLWFKDDIFYELHVRAFQDGNQDGIGDFIGLTRKLDYLVDLGITAVWLLPFTRSPLKDDGYDIADYLSVHPNYGSLDDFKLFLEKAHAAGIRVITELVINHTSDQHPWFQRARHAAPGSAERNFYVWSDDSEKYSGVPLMFPDFENSNWTWDPVAKQYYWHRFYSHQPDLNFDNPAVRQAIMPIVDFWFEMGVDGMRLDAVPYLIEREGTTCEHLPETHGFLKELRAHIEARFPDRMILAEANAWPDDMVAYFGKGDECHMAFHFPLMPRLFMALHQEDRFPITDILAQTPAIPHDCQWCLFLRNHDELTLAMVTDEERDAMYDAYAHDHQARLFLGIRHRLGPLLRNDRRRIELMNAILFSLPGTPVIYYGDEIGMGDNIYLGDRNGVRTPMQWTADRNAGFSLANSQKLYLPVIVDSEYHYEAVNVETQQNNPSSLLWWMKRLIALRKRHPAFGRGELHLIEPDNSKVIAYVRETEFERVLVVANLSRFVQNVQLDLNAYAGLIPNELFGHSRFPAIQANQTYGLTLGPHNFYWFALSSQKELTATSLETPTIRAAGWNDLFRGPGWDSLSPVLAARHAPNLHSQLIGARVSSIENLKMGDLDIRILACRLEYANEAHETLFQPLILLPRERFEDQHDLPHAMIIGRMALGKHEVLCDPLGLPEFASELAAAFSIGRTLVLEGTKELAFRRTSVAPDAVPSPQDCRPATVQHYQQTLATISLDHRFVLRMLRRPDEGTNPDVEVGQLLHDKGFLAFAPLLGTMEYGDHNAPRMTVGTLHAYVNNQGTALQLMLDQASRFFEMIAAHPLEACLPEIPESERATADANSPTQGDILVSPFMRPVRTLADFTARLHRTVASDSAHPTLAPTPLNPRSYYQTLRNAAGRLQARLRETSGDWPVDVQKLASRVNQASSTILKCIEAALAPPVADSLRIRSHGDYRLGQFLVSGQDFILTNFEGKRDRPIANRRLKRVPFYDVAALLSSIDYAVSSVRLGLQHANATRPGTVREEDRERLEASARQWVSRMDQEFFDVYTAAMDDSRLLPTSSEGRRSLFELTRLGEALKNADYDLALRPDWAVVPLSSILHSLERLSDTDSGHDRAEPLEIS; the protein is encoded by the coding sequence ATGGACAATTCTCTCTGGTTCAAAGATGACATTTTCTATGAACTGCATGTGCGTGCCTTTCAGGATGGAAACCAGGATGGGATTGGCGATTTCATCGGCCTGACGCGAAAACTAGACTACCTGGTCGATCTTGGAATCACGGCAGTCTGGTTGCTTCCGTTCACGCGGTCGCCGTTGAAAGATGATGGCTACGACATCGCGGACTACCTGAGTGTCCATCCCAACTACGGGTCGCTCGACGACTTTAAGCTGTTCCTTGAGAAGGCGCATGCGGCCGGAATTCGTGTCATCACGGAACTGGTGATCAATCACACTTCCGATCAACATCCGTGGTTTCAGCGAGCCAGACATGCCGCGCCAGGCAGTGCCGAGCGGAATTTCTACGTCTGGAGCGACGATTCCGAAAAGTACTCGGGCGTCCCACTGATGTTCCCGGACTTTGAGAACAGTAACTGGACGTGGGACCCGGTTGCCAAGCAGTATTACTGGCATCGCTTTTACAGCCATCAACCGGATCTGAACTTCGACAATCCGGCCGTGCGCCAGGCGATCATGCCAATTGTTGACTTCTGGTTTGAAATGGGCGTCGATGGCATGCGGCTGGATGCGGTCCCGTACCTCATCGAACGAGAAGGTACAACCTGCGAGCATCTGCCAGAAACACACGGGTTCTTGAAAGAACTCCGAGCGCATATCGAAGCTCGCTTTCCAGATCGAATGATCCTCGCGGAAGCGAACGCCTGGCCGGATGATATGGTTGCCTATTTTGGAAAAGGGGACGAATGCCACATGGCATTTCATTTTCCCTTGATGCCGCGGCTGTTTATGGCGTTACACCAGGAAGATCGATTCCCGATCACCGACATCCTGGCGCAGACTCCTGCGATTCCCCACGATTGTCAGTGGTGCCTGTTTCTGCGCAACCATGACGAATTGACGCTGGCGATGGTGACCGATGAAGAACGTGATGCCATGTATGACGCCTATGCGCATGATCATCAAGCCCGCCTTTTCCTGGGAATTCGACACCGCTTGGGTCCGCTGCTCAGGAATGATCGACGACGAATCGAATTGATGAACGCGATTCTATTTTCACTTCCCGGTACACCCGTCATTTACTACGGCGACGAAATCGGAATGGGAGACAACATCTATCTGGGGGATCGCAATGGCGTGCGAACCCCGATGCAGTGGACCGCAGATCGCAATGCGGGATTTAGCCTCGCCAATTCACAGAAGCTGTACCTTCCGGTCATTGTCGATTCGGAATACCACTATGAAGCGGTCAATGTCGAAACTCAGCAGAATAACCCCTCTTCGTTGCTGTGGTGGATGAAGCGTTTGATTGCCCTGAGGAAACGCCACCCCGCCTTCGGGCGAGGCGAACTGCACCTGATCGAACCGGACAACTCAAAAGTCATCGCCTACGTCCGCGAAACGGAATTCGAGCGTGTCCTAGTCGTTGCTAATCTGTCACGATTCGTGCAAAACGTGCAACTGGACTTGAACGCCTACGCCGGATTGATCCCCAATGAGTTGTTCGGACACAGCCGGTTTCCAGCAATTCAGGCGAACCAGACCTATGGCCTGACACTGGGCCCCCATAACTTCTATTGGTTCGCTCTGTCATCGCAGAAGGAACTGACAGCCACTTCTCTCGAAACACCCACCATCAGGGCCGCCGGCTGGAACGACCTGTTTCGAGGCCCCGGTTGGGATTCCCTCTCACCGGTTCTCGCCGCGCGTCATGCACCGAATCTTCATTCTCAGTTGATCGGTGCGCGAGTCAGTTCGATTGAGAACTTGAAAATGGGTGACCTGGACATCCGCATCCTGGCCTGTCGGCTTGAGTACGCGAATGAAGCGCATGAAACGCTGTTTCAGCCGCTCATTCTTCTTCCTCGAGAGCGATTCGAAGATCAGCATGATCTGCCACACGCCATGATCATTGGGCGAATGGCGTTGGGAAAACATGAAGTACTCTGCGATCCATTGGGATTGCCCGAGTTTGCGTCAGAGTTGGCGGCGGCCTTTTCCATCGGTCGCACCTTGGTCCTGGAAGGAACGAAGGAACTTGCGTTTCGACGAACGAGTGTTGCCCCGGACGCGGTGCCCTCACCGCAGGACTGCCGTCCTGCAACCGTCCAGCACTACCAACAAACGCTCGCAACGATCTCGCTGGATCATCGCTTCGTACTGCGAATGCTGCGACGTCCCGATGAAGGAACTAACCCCGATGTCGAGGTAGGACAGTTGCTGCACGACAAAGGCTTTCTCGCATTCGCGCCCCTCTTGGGAACGATGGAGTACGGGGATCACAATGCCCCGCGGATGACTGTTGGAACACTTCATGCCTATGTCAACAATCAGGGAACGGCGTTGCAGTTGATGCTGGACCAGGCGAGTCGATTCTTTGAAATGATCGCTGCGCATCCGCTGGAAGCATGCCTGCCAGAGATCCCTGAGTCCGAACGCGCCACCGCCGACGCAAACTCGCCAACACAAGGGGACATTCTTGTCAGTCCATTCATGCGCCCCGTTCGCACGCTCGCCGACTTCACTGCACGACTGCATCGAACTGTGGCATCTGATTCAGCTCACCCGACGCTCGCTCCGACCCCGCTGAATCCTCGCTCGTACTATCAAACACTCAGAAACGCTGCAGGACGTTTGCAGGCACGTCTGCGAGAAACGAGCGGCGATTGGCCAGTGGATGTCCAGAAACTGGCGTCGCGAGTGAATCAAGCGTCGTCCACAATCCTCAAATGCATCGAGGCGGCACTTGCCCCGCCTGTCGCAGACAGTCTTCGAATTCGCAGTCATGGGGACTACCGGCTTGGCCAGTTTCTCGTTTCCGGACAAGATTTCATCCTGACCAACTTTGAAGGGAAACGCGATCGGCCGATTGCCAATCGGCGATTGAAGCGGGTTCCATTTTACGACGTTGCGGCGCTTTTGAGTTCGATCGATTACGCCGTGAGCTCTGTCCGCCTTGGCCTTCAGCACGCCAATGCAACTCGTCCCGGCACGGTGCGAGAAGAGGACCGCGAACGCTTAGAGGCCTCCGCACGGCAGTGGGTGTCACGGATGGACCAAGAGTTTTTTGACGTCTACACGGCAGCAATGGATGACTCCAGACTGCTGCCAACTTCTTCAGAGGGCCGCCGCAGCCTGTTTGAGCTGACACGACTGGGAGAAGCCCTGAAAAATGCCGACTACGATCTAGCCCTGCGTCCGGACTGGGCGGTTGTTCCGCTGTCGTCGATTCTGCATTCTCTCGAACGACTTTCCGACACAGACAGTGGGCACGATCGTGCGGAACCGCTAGAAATCTCGTGA
- a CDS encoding amylo-alpha-1,6-glucosidase, with protein sequence MMKTDRTERHRNSDVWDGQLTRHVVNDGFDALIEREWLVTNGLGGYASGTIAGAATRRYHGLLIAAHPAPLGRLVLLSHLGEQYLTPKAIHSIGFIERLNQSMPIDDLQVLDGFRLEWGLPVWQYSIDGHVIEKRLSMPHGQNTVMVNYRLIEGQGPVELRLRPAVHFRGHDDPVSTPTLGEYVMTTSGGRYELVNHSLDFPPLRLQLEGHASGFALDETELPDVLYRIEASRGYDNVGRMWSPGYFEARLTQDEDVSLIASTESWDRLQALSVHEALSIEVERRRRLIETADPAARRGVPAELVLAADQFIIAPASRVEDSARAEAAGEQARTIIAGYHWFTDWGRDSMISLEGLTLVTGRYAEAGYILRTFLGHVRDGLIPNFFPDRGTEGVYHTADATLWYFHALSRYMAVTGDRTVLRGYLPVLNEIISHHRNGTRFGIRMDPQDGLLIQGAEGYQLTWMDAKVDGWVVTPRRGKAVEINALWYNALRLLQQWRQESGEDEREITTIADRVQASFNARFWCDSEQGLYDVIDGERGNDSACRPNQIFSISLPNPVLDPSRWEIVLRTVQERLLTPYGLRSLAPGHPDYKPQYYGDLRSRDAAYHQGTVWAWLIGPFVDAWRRVYPHRVHECSELLTGFDSHLSEACIGTISEVFDAEAPYLPRGCAAQAWSVAEVLRVSTLISSSQERD encoded by the coding sequence ATGATGAAAACCGATCGCACAGAACGTCACAGGAATTCGGACGTGTGGGATGGTCAGCTCACACGCCACGTGGTCAACGACGGCTTTGACGCCCTCATCGAACGAGAATGGCTCGTGACCAATGGTCTCGGTGGGTATGCATCTGGAACAATCGCCGGCGCGGCAACCAGACGCTATCACGGATTGCTGATTGCTGCCCACCCGGCCCCGCTGGGGCGCCTTGTCCTTTTGAGCCACTTGGGCGAGCAGTACCTGACTCCGAAAGCGATCCATTCAATCGGCTTCATAGAACGCCTCAATCAGTCGATGCCGATTGATGACCTTCAGGTTCTGGACGGCTTCCGATTGGAATGGGGACTGCCCGTGTGGCAATATTCGATTGATGGCCACGTCATCGAGAAGCGGCTTTCCATGCCTCACGGGCAGAATACCGTCATGGTCAACTATCGCCTGATCGAAGGCCAAGGGCCAGTCGAGCTAAGATTGCGTCCGGCGGTGCATTTTCGCGGTCACGACGATCCTGTTTCGACGCCGACGCTCGGTGAATACGTCATGACGACCAGTGGCGGGCGTTATGAACTCGTCAATCATTCATTGGACTTTCCCCCTCTGCGACTGCAATTGGAGGGGCATGCGTCAGGCTTCGCCCTGGACGAGACAGAGCTGCCAGATGTGCTCTATCGAATCGAGGCCTCACGCGGATACGACAATGTGGGACGCATGTGGTCACCGGGCTATTTCGAAGCAAGGCTGACCCAGGACGAAGATGTGTCGCTGATTGCTTCGACGGAATCGTGGGACCGACTTCAGGCCCTATCCGTACATGAAGCACTGAGCATTGAGGTCGAACGTCGTCGTCGACTGATCGAGACAGCTGATCCCGCCGCGCGTCGTGGCGTTCCGGCGGAACTGGTCCTGGCTGCCGATCAATTCATTATCGCGCCGGCAAGTCGAGTGGAAGATTCGGCCCGAGCCGAGGCGGCAGGTGAGCAAGCTCGAACCATCATCGCCGGTTACCATTGGTTCACCGACTGGGGCCGCGACTCGATGATCAGCTTGGAAGGATTAACACTTGTGACCGGCCGCTACGCGGAAGCCGGTTATATCCTGCGAACGTTTCTCGGCCACGTTCGTGACGGATTGATCCCGAATTTTTTCCCCGATCGTGGCACTGAAGGAGTCTATCACACTGCCGATGCAACTCTGTGGTACTTCCATGCGCTCAGTCGGTACATGGCGGTGACCGGTGATCGAACGGTCCTGCGAGGCTACCTGCCGGTTTTGAACGAGATCATCTCACACCATCGAAACGGCACTCGTTTCGGAATTCGTATGGACCCGCAAGACGGCCTTCTGATTCAAGGAGCGGAAGGCTATCAATTGACGTGGATGGACGCCAAAGTGGATGGCTGGGTTGTCACGCCTCGCCGTGGCAAGGCCGTTGAAATCAATGCACTCTGGTACAACGCACTTCGCCTGCTTCAGCAATGGCGACAGGAATCGGGAGAAGATGAACGCGAGATCACAACGATCGCCGATCGCGTTCAGGCTTCCTTCAACGCGAGATTCTGGTGCGATTCCGAGCAAGGATTGTACGACGTCATCGACGGCGAGCGAGGAAACGATTCGGCGTGCCGCCCCAACCAGATCTTTTCGATCTCCCTACCGAACCCCGTGCTTGATCCAAGTCGCTGGGAGATTGTTCTGCGGACCGTTCAAGAACGCCTTCTCACTCCCTATGGACTACGGTCCCTCGCTCCGGGACACCCCGACTACAAACCACAGTATTACGGCGACCTTCGGTCCCGAGATGCGGCCTATCACCAAGGCACCGTCTGGGCCTGGTTGATTGGACCATTTGTTGACGCGTGGCGACGTGTCTATCCCCATCGGGTTCATGAATGCTCTGAACTCTTGACCGGCTTCGACTCACATCTCAGCGAAGCCTGCATTGGAACGATTTCTGAAGTCTTCGATGCCGAAGCACCGTACCTGCCACGAGGCTGTGCCGCGCAGGCGTGGAGCGTGGCAGAGGTGCTGCGTGTTTCCACGCTGATTTCTTCTTCTCAGGAACGAGACTGA